A stretch of DNA from Melioribacteraceae bacterium 4301-Me:
ATTCTAACGAACCACAAATCATTTCAATTTCGCTTATATTGACGGACCGCGCAGCACCCTTTAAACTATGAGCTTCTCTGTAAATAGTTTCAATTATTTTATTAGCTCTTTCTTCACTGGGATTTTTCTCTAGTTCAATCAGCCCTTTTGTAATAACATTTATATGTTCCGCTGCCTCTTCTTTAAAGGTAGAAAGTAATTTTTTAAGAAATTTTTGATCATTTGTTTCCATTTATGTTACCTTTGTTTGAGAAGAAGTCCCAGCAGTTTTTCACAGATAAGTTTGTAGTAAAAAGTTTCATAATAATTAAAATTCTTACTTAGTTTTTTTATAAACGTGAAGCTGATCACACTTTAAATTGTTGTACTAACTCTTTTAATTTTGTTCCTAACTCATTCAGATTTTTCGCAGCACTTTCAGCTTGCTTAGTACCAACTGCATTTTGAGAACTGGCTTGTTTAATGTTTTCCATCGCTTGAGCAATTTGTTCCATGCCCACAAACTGCTGTTGACTTGAAGCTGCAATTTGAGTCGCCGCTTGTGCAGCCTCAGTAACACTTTCTGTTAATACACGAATTGATTCGCCAGCTTCTAAAGATTGTTTAACACCGGCTTCTACTGCTTTTGCTGCTTGCTCTGTAGCAAGTACAGCCGAACTCATCGCCTTTTGTATTTCACCTAAAATTGTACGTACTTGTGTAGTAGCTTGTTTTGATTGCTCGGCTAAAGACCTTATCTCTTGAGCAACTACACTAAATCCCTTACCTTGTTCTCCGGCTTTAGCTGCTTCAATTGCTGCATTTACAGCTAATAAGTTCGATTGGTCTGCTAAGTCATTTACTGCTGCAATAATTTCTCCAATAGCTTGACTTTGTTCGCTTAGCCTAACTATGCCTTCGGCAACAAATTCCATTTGCTCTTTAATCTTGTTCATTGCCTCAATTGATTCTTCAACCGACTTTTTACCCGTTTGAGAAAATTGAGAAGCTCTTTGAGAACTTTCTAAAACATATTTGGCTTTTTGAGAAGAAAGTTGAGCAGTTTGTTTTACTTCTTCAACAGTAGTGGTAGTTTGGCTTATTGATGAAGCAGTTTGTGCAGCAGCTGAGGCAATTTGTGTAGTGGTAGCTAATATTTCACTGGCTGAGGAACCTAATACATTTATCCCTTCTGTTATTTCTTTTGTTATGCTGCGAAGATTTTGGAGCATTTGCGTGAAATTATCTGATAAAAAGCCAATTTCATCTTTACGAAGTTTATGAGGTATTGTAATTGTTAAATCACCTGATGATATTTTATTAGTCGCATTAGTTATTTCTTTTAATGGTGAAGCAATAATTTTACTTAAATATAACGTTATGGCAATAGCCAATAAAATAGAAATTATACTTATTATAGTAAGAGCATTGAAGATGGCCTTTATGTTTGCATAGAAATTTTTAATGCTTAATTCAGCATCATTTTTAGCAGATTTTTCAAGTTCAATTGTAAGTTTTCTAATTCTATCATATCGAGTTGATTGAATACCAGTAGCGAGCTTTTGTGCTTCATCATACTTTTTAACTGAGAGTAAATCAAGTATTTGTTGGCGAGTTTTTCTAAACTCGGTTAATAAAGATTTTAATTCGTCAATTTTTGAAAGAGACACAGCATCATTGCTGTTTAGCTCAGTAGCAATTGTTAAAAGGCTATCTAAAGATTTTTCTTTTAAATCTACTTCATGTTTAAATTCCTTTTGGAGTTGTGGATCATTTACAAGCATCATTGTTAAAATCAATACTCGTGCACGATTAAAACTTGATCTTAACTCTGGTAAATTATTTACTAATACAAAGTCATTTTCATATAACACTTTTTGTGATATACGCATGTTCTCAATGTTAGAGTATGTGGTTATGGCAATAATTCCAATTAAGATTATTATTACCGCAAATGCAATGTATAACTTATTTCTAGTAGATAAATTTAAAAACCATCTCATAAGACAACTCCTAATTATGACCGTATTTTCATTGTAGATACTATTTTTTACTAAGTATTACTTGAGAAATTTCATCAATTGTAAAGCCTTCCTGAGCATAAACCAATAAAAAATGCATAAAGTTCTTTTAAGATGTTCTTGTGTATAGTAATGGTTATCTGCCTTTAATCTAATTGTATGTAATAAGTTTAGCTCCATCAAGAACTATTTTATGCTCTTTTGTAATACCCATTAAGAATTCAGTTTTTTTCTCTGTCAAAGCAGTAGGAGGTGCTTGAACATCGGTTAACTTTATTTTTGATATACCTATTATTTTATCTACTACGAAACCAAATTTTATCTTATCTAACTGGATTACTACAACGATGTTTTGGTTAGAAAGATTTTCTGGAGGTAAGTCAAAAATTTTTTTTATATCAATAATGCTAATAATTTTACCGCGGACATTTGCTAAACCTAAAAGATGCGGAGAAACAGCATTTATTTTTGTTATTTCTTTTAACTTGATTGCTTCACTTATATATTTTAATTCAAGGCAATAAATTTCGTTAGCGATTATGAATTCTAATGTCTCGATTAATACGGAAGAAGTTTTATCTTCTTTAGATTCACGAGCAAACAAGCTCGCACGTTTTTCCAGAATTTTGTTTTGTGTATCTATGTCTACACTAAAATTTTGGGTAAGTGACATTTCAGCATCTTTTATTTGTTTTTTTATTTTCTCCCAATTAATCTTTTGTGAACTGTTAACTTTTTCAAATGATAAAAAACGTACCATTTTTATATCTCAATATTGTAAGAAATTTTTATTAACTCTTTTATTTGCTTTACCGTTAAGCCGTCACTTTCAGGTACAATTGAATCATCATGAAATTTTTTAAGTATTGAAAGCGCACTTCTAATATTTCTTTTTGCTTCTTTAATTTTCCCAAGTTTACTAAGTATATTACCTGCTGTTAAATATGCAATAACAAAGTTTTTATCAAGGTAAATTGCTTTTTTGATAGCACTTAACGCTTCCTCTAAACAATTTTGCTCTTGAAGTATAACTGCAAATAAATAATAATTAATTGGATTAAGGCTGTCAATCGAAATAGCTTTTTTGCAATAAAATGAAGCCTCAACTAATTTTTGCAAGTTTGCATATATCCTTGCTAATAATATGAATGCTGCGGAATTGTTAGGCTTTTCATTCAAATACTGAGAGAGTAAATCAGCAGCTTCAGTAAATTTATTTTTTGAATAAAGTTCGCACGCTCGTTGGTAAGTTACAGTGGTACTATCAAGAGTTTTTTCTGTAGAACTTTTTTTGATCTTATTACTATTATTGTTTGTAGTAAGTTCTTGTTTAGTTATATCGTTTAATAAGTTATTGTATGTTAGGTTTTTTTGGGTTTCAGAGTAAGAATCAATTGTTCTCCTATTTTCATTTTTCCTATAAAGAATATTTTCTAAGTAATATTCAGAAGAAAATTTGGAAAATAGTATTTGAGAAAAATCACTTGGACTGACTATTAACCAGCCGTTATCTACTAAGCAGTTATAGAAGTTGTTTATTGTTTTATTAACTGTATCATAATTAAAGTACATGAGCACATTTCTACAGAGAATAATATCCATTGCTGTTGTATTATTATTCAATGATGGGAAATTATCTTTTGCAAGATTAATTATTGCAGGAGTAATCATTTTCTTAAATTTGTTAAGAATTTCATACTGTCCATTTTGAACTTTTGTAAAACAAGATTCTTTTAAGAATGCAGGCACACCTCTAAAAGACCATTCATTATATAGTCCTTTTTTCATTTTTTCGATAGAGATTGGATTAATATCAGAAGCGAGAATAGTAATATTCCATTCATCTATGTTTTGTATTAGTTGATTAAGCAGAAGAGCAATGGAGTATGGCTCTTCACCTGTGCTACATCCAGCACTCCAAATCCGTAAACGCTTTTCTTTTTCTCGAGATTCTATTAAAGATGGTAGAATATGAAACTTAAGTGCGTCAAAAAGCTTTTCGTCTCTGAAAAAATATGTTTCACTATTAGTTAAATAACTAGTAAGAATTTCACACTCGTTCTCAGATAAACTGAATAAGAGTAATGACTGCAAGTACTCTTCAACATTTTTTTTGTTGGATGCCTGCGCTGCTTGCATAATACCTCTTTCAAGTTCTTTCCATCGATCTTGAGGGAATGAAAGACCAAGTTTATCAGCAATAATATTACTTGCTAAATCAAGCAGCTCAGCCGAAAGCGAACTTTCAATCACTTTATACCTTTCTATTTTTCTAATGCTTTTGTTAATTTTTTATCTTCATCTAAAGAAAGAAATTCATCTACATCATGGATTAACACCAACCCGTCATCTAATTGAATAACACCACTGATTAATTTTAACTTAGGAAGAATTTTTTCTGCTGGCACCGGTTTTCTACCCCCAAGTTCAATAGCGCCTTCTACATTGTCTACAATTAAGCCAATTATTCTTTTTTTTGTACGAACGATTATTATTTTGTCGAATATATTTATTTTGCGTTCAGCTATATGAAATCGTTTTCTTGTGTTTACGATAGGAATAATTTGCTCCCCAATTTTAATTATTCCTTCTATTATTGCCGGAGCTTCAGGTAGTTTTGTTATTGCAACTGAGGGTATAACACGCTCTACATTCGAAAGGTTAAGTGCGTATTTGCTATTATCAATTACAAAAACAACTATTTGTTCTTCAATATTCATATAAGCAAATATTGTTAGATTATTGACAGAAAATGGCAGATAAAAATCCAGTAGGGAAAAAAGATCAGAAAAGGTATCTTTTAGTTGTTTTAATTAATGTTTAGGGTAAAACATAACTTAGTT
This window harbors:
- a CDS encoding methyl-accepting chemotaxis protein, which produces MRWFLNLSTRNKLYIAFAVIIILIGIIAITTYSNIENMRISQKVLYENDFVLVNNLPELRSSFNRARVLILTMMLVNDPQLQKEFKHEVDLKEKSLDSLLTIATELNSNDAVSLSKIDELKSLLTEFRKTRQQILDLLSVKKYDEAQKLATGIQSTRYDRIRKLTIELEKSAKNDAELSIKNFYANIKAIFNALTIISIISILLAIAITLYLSKIIASPLKEITNATNKISSGDLTITIPHKLRKDEIGFLSDNFTQMLQNLRSITKEITEGINVLGSSASEILATTTQIASAAAQTASSISQTTTTVEEVKQTAQLSSQKAKYVLESSQRASQFSQTGKKSVEESIEAMNKIKEQMEFVAEGIVRLSEQSQAIGEIIAAVNDLADQSNLLAVNAAIEAAKAGEQGKGFSVVAQEIRSLAEQSKQATTQVRTILGEIQKAMSSAVLATEQAAKAVEAGVKQSLEAGESIRVLTESVTEAAQAATQIAASSQQQFVGMEQIAQAMENIKQASSQNAVGTKQAESAAKNLNELGTKLKELVQQFKV
- a CDS encoding chemotaxis protein CheW encodes the protein MVRFLSFEKVNSSQKINWEKIKKQIKDAEMSLTQNFSVDIDTQNKILEKRASLFARESKEDKTSSVLIETLEFIIANEIYCLELKYISEAIKLKEITKINAVSPHLLGLANVRGKIISIIDIKKIFDLPPENLSNQNIVVVIQLDKIKFGFVVDKIIGISKIKLTDVQAPPTALTEKKTEFLMGITKEHKIVLDGAKLITYN
- a CDS encoding CheR family methyltransferase, which translates into the protein MIESSLSAELLDLASNIIADKLGLSFPQDRWKELERGIMQAAQASNKKNVEEYLQSLLLFSLSENECEILTSYLTNSETYFFRDEKLFDALKFHILPSLIESREKEKRLRIWSAGCSTGEEPYSIALLLNQLIQNIDEWNITILASDINPISIEKMKKGLYNEWSFRGVPAFLKESCFTKVQNGQYEILNKFKKMITPAIINLAKDNFPSLNNNTTAMDIILCRNVLMYFNYDTVNKTINNFYNCLVDNGWLIVSPSDFSQILFSKFSSEYYLENILYRKNENRRTIDSYSETQKNLTYNNLLNDITKQELTTNNNSNKIKKSSTEKTLDSTTVTYQRACELYSKNKFTEAADLLSQYLNEKPNNSAAFILLARIYANLQKLVEASFYCKKAISIDSLNPINYYLFAVILQEQNCLEEALSAIKKAIYLDKNFVIAYLTAGNILSKLGKIKEAKRNIRSALSILKKFHDDSIVPESDGLTVKQIKELIKISYNIEI
- a CDS encoding chemotaxis protein CheW, with translation MNIEEQIVVFVIDNSKYALNLSNVERVIPSVAITKLPEAPAIIEGIIKIGEQIIPIVNTRKRFHIAERKINIFDKIIIVRTKKRIIGLIVDNVEGAIELGGRKPVPAEKILPKLKLISGVIQLDDGLVLIHDVDEFLSLDEDKKLTKALEK